AGGATGTGGTAAAGGGGTTGTAAACCCTTCCCGGCGCTTGGGCAATCATCGGCGGGGAGTACGAAATGGTAACTGTTCGTGACATAATTGTAGCATTGGAGGGGGGAAACCCAGATAGAATGAGCACGGCATGGGATTTGCTGATCGAACTCAGAATCGTTCGCAAGGAGGCGGATCATGCACGGCAGGCAGCACGCACAGCCCCAGTCCCTTGCCCGTCCCGAGCTGGCCCGGCGAGTAGCCAAGGGTCTGGGCATCGGGGAAATGTCATTGAACGAGGTGGATTTCGACGATCTTTTTGTCTCCGAGACGGTGGTCAACACCATGCACGAGCTGGCCATGAACATCCTCAAGCAGGCCGCGAGCCCGGAGGAGGAGCCGAAGATCAGCGCCTACTGGGTTGAGGCATCCGGGGAGCTGGTGCTCTGCGCCGATTCCGGCAAGGGGCTGCACCTGGTGCGCGTTCCCGGAGAGCACTGGACCATCAAGCCGCACATCTATCATTAAAGTATCGGTTGAGAAAATTCCGATCGATGTCACGCATGACGACAAAAAGGGGGGGCCCGTGCCCCCCTTTTTCGTTGCGTCGCGGGACCTATTTCTTGGAGCCGCCGAGGATGTTGCCCACCGCGTCCAGGGCGCCCTTGCCCACGCTTCCGGGCACGCTGAGCACCCCCTGGGGCGTCTTCACCACGGTGTCCACCACGCCCTTTGCCACTCCCGTGGCCACGGCCGCCGCGTCAACGGAGACGTTGGGCGAGGCGAGGTTCCCCGTCAGGTGCACCGGGATGGGCGGCAGCTTCACGAAGCTGGCCTGCACCTTGTAATCGAGCGTCTCGGAGGCCAGGTTCACCCAGCCCTGTCCCGTGATCCTGTGCGGAGGAATCACGACCAGCAGGTCGTTGCCGCCAGCGACGCCGTTGGCGATGGAAAAGCTGCCGCTGGCTACCTCGAAGGGCGTGCGGGCCTGCCCCTTGCCCTGGGCCATGAGTTTCTCCGGAGATGAGAACACGTCAGGCGAGAAGTCGAAGCCGAGCAACGCTCCGTTACGCACCGCGAAGGACGCCTTGCCGTTCAACGTGGAGAGCACCTGCTTGACCTCCTGGCCCTTGCCCGTCACCGAGGCGTTCAGGGTGGCCCGCCCGGAAAGCTTGGCCTTGCCCTGCATGTCGGTGAGCAGCGGCTCCACCTGGATGCCGTCGGCGTTGACCGTGGCGGCAAGAGGCGCGCCTGCGCCGCCGCGCAGGTCGGTGCGCAGGGTGGCCTTGAGCGCCCCCTGGTACAGAGCCAGCTGGGCCGGGTTCACGTCCAGGATGTTGTCCTTCACGGCGAGCTTCGCGCTGACGTTCTGCATGTGCAGCTTGGCGGCCTTGAGCTTGCCGATCTCCACCGTTCCGGTCACGTCGGCCGGGATGTCCACTGGCTTTTGCTGCTTGGTGTCCTTGGGCCCGGCGTGGGCCGCCTTGGATTCCCCCTGCGTGGGCGTGTAGCGGTCCGCGTCCAGGGTGTCGGCCTTGAAGGCGAAGTTCACCTTGGGCTTGGGGGCGTTCTCCACGGTGGCCGTGAGGCTCATGGAGGTGTCGTCGAGCTTGAGCACGGAGGTGTGCAGTGCGAAGCGCTCGCCATGGCCTTCGAAGTCGTAGGCCATCTGGAAGCGGGTCAGGGCCGCCGGGTCGGCGGAGGCGGGCAGGGGCTGGCCCAGCTTGGCCATGATCTGGCGGGGATTGCACTGGGCCAGGGACACCTTGCCCTTCACGTCCGGGACGCCGGTGATGTTCGTGGCGTGGACTTCGCTCGTGATGTCCACTCCCAGGGCCTGCACGGAGACGTCCGTGAGGTCGGCCACCCCCGCGCCCATATCCGCGGCGGCCTTGAAACGCGCCTTGGCCGTGCCCGCGTCCTGGATGTTCACACCGAACTTCTCCAGCACCTGTTTGGGGTTGAACTCGTTGGTGGCCATGGCGGCGGTCACCTTGGCCGCCTGGTTCTGGTTGAGGTTCGTGGCGTGGACCTCGCCCGTGAGGCCAAAGCCCATTACGTCCAGAGTGAGCCCGGTCAGGTCGGCCTTGCCCGCGGTTAAGTCGGCGGCGGCGTCAAGGGCCAGGGAGAAACCGGCTCCCGCGTCGGGCAGCACGCCGCCCTTGCCCGTGGCGGAGAGTTTGATCCCTTTGGCCTGGAACGTCTTGGCCGTTCCGTCCACGGTGATGGAACCGGTATACGAGGCCTGGGCGGAATTCACCGGCAGGCCCTTGCCGGCCACGCTGCTGGTTATGCTGGCGTTCTCGAAGGAGAAGCGCAGGGCCTCGGGGATGGCCATGGCCTGGCCCGAGAGCTCCACCCGCCCGGACGCGTCCGGGGAGGCCGCCTGGTAGTTGAAGGCCAGCTTCACCGGAAAGCTCTTGCCCCGGATCACGCTGCCCGTGGACAGGTTCAGATCCGTGACCGCGAAGGTGTTCTTGGTCATTCGGTCGTCGAAACTGAAACGGGAATTGGTGATCTTCACGTCCTGGACCTGGTAGTCGATGGCGTAGCGTTCGTCGGACTGGGTGATGACGACCACCTTCTCGCCTTCGAGCTTAACCTCCTTCACCGGAGGCGTGGGCAGGTTGAGCCGGCCCTTTTCGTCGCGCGTGACCGAGACGTCCAGGGCGTCGAAGGTCATCTCGCCCGCCTCGATCCTGCCGGAGATGAGCGGCATGAGCTTCACCGAAACCTCGGCCCGGCCGAGCTTGAGGAGGCGCGCGCCGCCGGACTCCTTGGGTGCGTTCACCGTCACCTGGTTGAGTTGAACGCCCACGGAGGGGAAGTAGGTCACCTTGATGGGGCCGTCGAAGGAGGTCTCGAGCCCGGTGGTGGCCTTGAGGGTCTTCACGATCTGGCCCTTGAACATGTTGGGGTCCAGGGACAGGCCCAGCGCGAAGAGTCCTGCCATCACCGCGACCAGGCCCCCGGCGATGAAAAGGACTAATTTCAGGGGACGGTTCATGCATTCGCTCCTTGGAATGGTTCAGATTGTCCTATAAACCTCGGGCGTGGTCATGACAAACAAAAAAGCCTTTCCCGTGGGGGACGACAACGCGGGGGCGCGCCTGGACCGGTTCGTGTCAGAGTCCGCCGGGGTGAGCCTGCGCGCGGCCCGGCGGCTGGTCGAGCGCGGGGCCGCCACCGTGGGCGGATCGGCGCGGACGGGCGGATACAAGCTCCGGCCCGGCCAGACCGTCGAAGTGATGGAGGAAGAGTGGAGCGCCCCCGGGGAGATGCCGCGCCTGCTCGCTGCCTGCCGTGACTATGCCGCCTTCTTCAAGCCGCCGGGGCTGCACACCGCCGCGGTCTGCGGCTCCTTCGAGCCGAGCCTGGAGGCCCTTCTGCCGGACATCGCGCCGGATCTGTCCGTCAGGCTGGTCAACCGCCTGGACCGCGACACCTCGGGCATCGTGCTGGGGGCCGTAGGCGACGAGGCGGCCATGCGTTTTCGCGAGATGGAGGACGCAGGGCAGGTGGACAAGCGTTATCTGGCACTGGTCCTGGGCCGGGTCGCGGGAGAGCTGACGCTTTCCTGGGCGCTTGATACCGAGGGCGGATCCACTGTGCGCGTTCCGGGCAATGAAACCCCCGACCGCCTGCGCTGGACCCTGGTCCGGCCCGTGGCGGAACAGGGGGGGCTGACCCTGGTGGAAGCCCGTATATCCAAGGGGGCGCGCCACCAGATACGCGCCCATCTGGCCCACGCCGGGCACCCCATCGCCGGGGACGCGCTCTACGGAGGGCCGCAGGCGGCCTCGCTTCGGCTGCACCACTGGAGGGTCTCGTTGCCGGGCTTTAGCGTCACGGCCCCTCCGGCCTGGGAAGAAGTTCAAGTTTTGGTTGAGAAAATAACGGAGGAAAACACATGCGGATGACCCCGATCCCTGCCGTCCTGGCGGTGCTGGCCCTGTCGCTGGCCCTCGGCGGCTGTTCCATGTTTGGCGGTTCCGGCAAGAAGGAGCCTTCAGGCAAAGAGCTCCAGGTCATGGAGTTCCTGGATGCGGGCAAGCCCAAGGCGGCGCTGGTGGCGGCCGACGAGCTGGTGGCCCAGTCGCCGGACGACTATCAGAGCTATCTCACCCGCAACGCGGTGTACCTGGTGCTGCGCGACTACGCTTCGGCCCGGGCCGACAACGACAAGGCCCTTGAGGTCTATCAGGCGAACCCGTCCCGCTATCCGGAGAAGGAGCGCAACTACCGGCTGGCCAAGGTTTACGAGAGCTTCGCCCTGACCGCGCTCATCGCCTCGCGCCGGGCCTCGGACCAGGCCGAGCGCGAGCGGTTGGAAGGGGACTTCAAGACGTATTCGGACAAGGTCAAGGAGCTCGACGAGGAGACCTGGAAGAACCTGCGCGGCCTCATGGGAGAGCGTGTGGGAGAGTGAGAGGCTTTCCATTTGGCCGGATATGGTCTACATGGTCAAATAATCGGAATCCCACGCACATCGGACGCATACCCGAATGAACGACTCAC
The window above is part of the Fundidesulfovibrio terrae genome. Proteins encoded here:
- a CDS encoding AsmA family protein, whose amino-acid sequence is MNRPLKLVLFIAGGLVAVMAGLFALGLSLDPNMFKGQIVKTLKATTGLETSFDGPIKVTYFPSVGVQLNQVTVNAPKESGGARLLKLGRAEVSVKLMPLISGRIEAGEMTFDALDVSVTRDEKGRLNLPTPPVKEVKLEGEKVVVITQSDERYAIDYQVQDVKITNSRFSFDDRMTKNTFAVTDLNLSTGSVIRGKSFPVKLAFNYQAASPDASGRVELSGQAMAIPEALRFSFENASITSSVAGKGLPVNSAQASYTGSITVDGTAKTFQAKGIKLSATGKGGVLPDAGAGFSLALDAAADLTAGKADLTGLTLDVMGFGLTGEVHATNLNQNQAAKVTAAMATNEFNPKQVLEKFGVNIQDAGTAKARFKAAADMGAGVADLTDVSVQALGVDITSEVHATNITGVPDVKGKVSLAQCNPRQIMAKLGQPLPASADPAALTRFQMAYDFEGHGERFALHTSVLKLDDTSMSLTATVENAPKPKVNFAFKADTLDADRYTPTQGESKAAHAGPKDTKQQKPVDIPADVTGTVEIGKLKAAKLHMQNVSAKLAVKDNILDVNPAQLALYQGALKATLRTDLRGGAGAPLAATVNADGIQVEPLLTDMQGKAKLSGRATLNASVTGKGQEVKQVLSTLNGKASFAVRNGALLGFDFSPDVFSSPEKLMAQGKGQARTPFEVASGSFSIANGVAGGNDLLVVIPPHRITGQGWVNLASETLDYKVQASFVKLPPIPVHLTGNLASPNVSVDAAAVATGVAKGVVDTVVKTPQGVLSVPGSVGKGALDAVGNILGGSKK
- a CDS encoding RluA family pseudouridine synthase gives rise to the protein MTNKKAFPVGDDNAGARLDRFVSESAGVSLRAARRLVERGAATVGGSARTGGYKLRPGQTVEVMEEEWSAPGEMPRLLAACRDYAAFFKPPGLHTAAVCGSFEPSLEALLPDIAPDLSVRLVNRLDRDTSGIVLGAVGDEAAMRFREMEDAGQVDKRYLALVLGRVAGELTLSWALDTEGGSTVRVPGNETPDRLRWTLVRPVAEQGGLTLVEARISKGARHQIRAHLAHAGHPIAGDALYGGPQAASLRLHHWRVSLPGFSVTAPPAWEEVQVLVEKITEENTCG